The Diceros bicornis minor isolate mBicDic1 chromosome 14, mDicBic1.mat.cur, whole genome shotgun sequence genome segment GTTTCTGAAGCTGCTGGTGCATGGGCAGAGCAATCTGTGGAGGAACGTTGATGAATCTTTCACTTAGTAGAAAGCCCACAGGCTTAGTGGTGTCATTTAAAAGCTTGTCCAGCTGTTCAACCATGCTCTTTTCACAGTTCTTCTCACAGAAGCTTAGAATCAACTCTTTAATTTGTTCAGCACACTGCGTCCCCTTTCTTTCAGTTAAATTTAAAAGACTTATAAAACCAAAAATCTCATCTTCATCCACATCGTCATCGCTGTCTTCTGAAACATCCGTTTGCTTAATCACACTCCCGATATGGTTCTGTTGAATTAAGAGATCTGTTAGTTCTGCAGTGTTCACAGGAGCCTTTAGGAAAAGCTGCTGCAGTAATTTCTTAATTCCGTCATAATCATTATCTGAGATAGAGTAAgcttcaaattcaatattcacttCCTCGTCGACGATCTTGTCGTCTTCATCCtcttcttcctcactgtcttcatCATCTTTGTCCTCATCCTCGACTTCATCTTCCTCTTCTACCTGCTCGCGTGGGACTGACACCCCACTGCCCACTGCATGCCGCTTGGGCCTGGACGCCATGTTGCCGCCCTCCTAGAATGGAATCTTGATAATGTTTTCTATCAGTCCTATTAagttgcaattttaaaaaaagcatatgGTTGAGTAACAGCTAAGCCTCGTTGCTGTTGGTGAAGGAAAGCAAAATGACGAAATAAAAACTTAAAGCATAAGCTCTATAAAAGTTTGAACTGTCATCTAAGTGTTTCACAAacaatttcttctgtttctctgttaGGGCTGA includes the following:
- the LOC131414196 gene encoding BRCA2 and CDKN1A-interacting protein-like, producing MASRPKRHAVGSGVSVPREQVEEEDEVEDEDKDDEDSEEEEDEDDKIVDEEVNIEFEAYSISDNDYDGIKKLLQQLFLKAPVNTAELTDLLIQQNHIGSVIKQTDVSEDSDDDVDEDEIFGFISLLNLTERKGTQCAEQIKELILSFCEKNCEKSMVEQLDKLLNDTTKPVGFLLSERFINVPPQIALPMHQQLQKQLAEAHKTNKPCGKCCFYLLISKTFMEAGKNSKKKRSNEEQVELMFANAEEEFFYEKAILKFSYSVQEDSDTCLGGRWSFDDVPMKPLRTVMLIPGDKMNEIMDKLKEHLSV